The DNA window ATTTTCGGCTCTTTTTCATGAAGTTTAGAGAATAATTTTTTAAATTTTTCATACAAATATTCTATAGCAAGATTATCTTTTATTTTTGGATTATGTAAACACGTATTATTAACTTCTTTAAAATTACCTTTAATAAGATAATGTTCTAAATATTTTTTAAACCGACGAATAGATTTAAGGTCATTCATAAAAAAAGTTTTATGGTTATTTAAATGTAACTTAAAATAATTAGGAAGCTTTCTTTCATGAGGAAAAACCGCCTTCAAAGGGGAATCTGTATGTTTTTCAGAAAATCTTTTAGGTTCATTTTCATAATAGGAAATTGTATCTTGAAGGATTGATTCGAGCATTTCAAATAAACCCAATATTTCAACAAAAACATCCCTCGTTTCAGCTTTAAAGGATTCCGTATTAATTTGAAAACATCCATAAGATTTTAAAGGCATTAAAAAAAATACCAACAACAGAAAACGAATCATTAGAATCAACACCTTTTTTTTAAAAATTATATAATCAGGTATTATTACTACATTGAATATGAAAAATTCAACAAAAAATATTACTATAATAATAAAATAATATAAATATTATTTTAATCCAAAAAATTACAACCGATTTACTGCACGTCGCACTTAAATTTTCTAATAAAACCAGGTACTAAGCTCCCCCCTTTTTGAGTCGCTTTAATCATAGGCGTTGGTATTTTTGATTTTCGTGCGATAATTGTTAACATTTCTTTCGATTTTAATTTTTTTTGCGGACAAACAATGGTTGATTTTTGAAACTGGGCATCTTTTTGGTCAACAGAAAAAGAAATAAGCTTGTCCATGTTATCACCCTTAATATTATGCTTTGCTCTTGGCCCCAGCACAATATCAGCAGAACCAACCCTAAATGTCACTTGAACATCGCTATCGTTTTTAAGAAGTGTATCCGCAAAACTTACACTAGAAAAAAGTAAAACTATAACACCAGCAAACCATAATTTATTCATTTTTATCTCCATGTAGTTTCTGTTATTGCTAACTTCAGTCTACATGGAAAATATTAAAACTTCATAAATCGTTCTTTACGATTCATTATTTTAAAGATGTCTTTAAAAAACTATCAACTAAATCAGCTATTTTTTGGTGGGTATCACCACGATTAACTGAAGGATCATCACGACAAACACCCTCAGCAAATATGAATCCCGCTTCATTGCATTTATTCATAAATATAAAATGACCAACTTTTCCTTCTAACAGATGAAATTCTGATGATTTTACATGCTGTTTCAAATATTGTGCATTTGCTTCTATCGGCATTAATCTGTCATTTTCACCGGCAACAATCAAAAAAGGCAATGTAATAGCTGAAAGTGACTTATCCGTAAATTGATGTCCAAAAGCAGGTGCAAAACTAATAAAGGCTTTAATTCTTGAGTCTTTATAATTTTTTTCAACCGATGACCAATCCATCGCCTCAATTTTCTTGAGCGCATAAGGGGCTGTTTCATCCTTGTCATAAAAATAAGTATCAACAAAAGTCTTAAGTCTTGGACCTTCCATTTGACCGCCGGCCAAAAACGTTGCAGTCATGCCGCCTTTTGAAAAACCCCCAGCTACAATTTTAGAAGGATCTATTTTCGTTTTCCATTCGGAATGATCCAATAATTTGGTGAGCACAAAAGAAACATCAAGTGGTCTTTCCCAAAAACGGCCTAAAGAATAATCAATCTGTTCATTCATATAGGCATTCCCAAAATGCTCAACAGAAGCAATCATATATCCTTTGGGCACAAGAGCATCTGCAAGCCATGCAATATCACTAAAAGAACCTGCGTGACCGTGTGAATAAAGAATTAATGGATAATTTTTGAGTTGTCCTGAAATAGGTGCATTTCTTGCAATTTCTTTTCGGATCGCAATGCCTTTTGTAATAGGCTCAGTTTGAGTACTCACATCAACAGGATAAAAAAGCTGAATCGGTATTATTCTATTATTGCGACTAGGATCTTGAAATTCAATAATTTGAGAACCTGTTTTAAATGTATTATCAGCAAATGTATTTGTTGATAAAGAAAGAAAAATAACAAAAATTAAGCATATATTTTTTTTCATTTAGAAAACCTTCATAATATTAAAACTAATAAACTATACCTTTTTTTTATACATAAAAAAAGCCCCCCAAAAAAGGGCCTTTTTAACAAAACTAATTATCTAAATTACATTGACATTAAATAAGTTATAAGTATTTTTTATACAGTGCAACCAATACACCAATTACGGAGTAAAAAAGAGATGTCATACATTCGATTATCGGATTATGGATCAACACCTTTCGAGAAATTGATGGGTCATGTACCTGAAATTCTAAACAAATGGGAACAGCTTGAAACTGTCTTTTTTCAAAGCAAGCAATTTAGCCCAGAATTTCTTGAGCAAGTAAGACGTGCTTTAGCTTTTAATAATGCCTGTCATTATTGCATGTCAAAAGCTGGTCCACCTGATAAAAATGTAGATTCTGTAAGGTTAAAGGAAGCGTTACGATTCGCAAATAAATTTGAAATTGATCATATGTCTATCGATAAAAATGAAATTGAACGTATGAAACAATATTTCTCTGAAAAAGAATTAATTGAATTCATTGCTTTTTGTAGTTTTATTTCAGCATCACAAAAATTTGGCGCTAGTCTTGGGTTACAATCGACTCATAATTATTCAAAGACATTTTAAAACGCGGCCTTTTGTATAAAAAAAGGCCCCCTATGGGGCCTTTTCACCGAAACTAATTGTCAAGATTATGAGACAAAGTCTAGAAAGACCGAGAACCGAAACGGCGTGTACTTAAGTACATGAGTATCGGAAGCACAGGTCTGACAACGAATTTGTCCATCATCTTGACAATTAAACTGATTATTGGGCTAAATGCGCCAAGGTCGCCATCAAAAGCAACGCAACAATATTCACAATTTTAATCATCGGGTTAATAGCAGGACCTGATGTATCTTTATAAGGATCGCCAACAGTATCACCTGTGACCGCTGCCTTATGTGCTTCTGATCCTTTACCACCATGATGACCATCTTCAATATATTTCTTCGCATTATCCCAAGCACCACCACCGGAGGTCATTGAAATCGCTACAAATACACCTGTTACGATCGTCCCCAAAAGCATCGCACCCAATGCTGTAAAAGCAGCAGATTGATCTTGAACCCAGAACACAACGAAATAAAGAATGATCGGCGCACAAATCGGTAAAAGGGATGGTATAATCATCTCTTTAATCGCTGTTTTTGTTAGAAGATCAACAGCTTTACCATATTCAGGTTTGGCCGTTCCTTCCATGATGCCTTTGATTTCTTTAAATTGACGACGCACTTCAAGCACAACTTGACCACCAGCACGACCAACGGCTGTCATACCACGTGATGCAAATAAATAAGGAAGCATACCGCCAACAAGCAAGCCTACAACAACAAATGGATCAGAAAGATTAAATTCTATATCCAAGCCTTGGAAATAATGTCTTAAATCTTCAGTATAAGCTGAAAACAGAACAATCGCACCTAAAGCTGCTGAACCAATCGCATAGCCCTTAGTAACCGCTTTTGTTGTATTACCAACAGCATCTAATGCATCAGTTGTAACGCGTACTTCTTTTGGTAAATCTGACATTTCAGCAATACCGCCAGCATTATCAGTCACTGGACCATAAGCATCAAGCGCAATAACCATACCAGCAAGGGCTAACATCGCTGTTGCAGCAATAGCAATACCAAAAATACCTGCCAACAAGTAGGATCCTATGATGCCAGCGCAAATAACAATAATAGGCAAAGCAGTTGATTCCATTGAAATCGCTAAACCTTGAATGATATTTGTTGCATGCCCTGTTTCAGATGCTTTTGCAATGCTTTTTACAGGCCTGTATTCAGTTGATGTGTAATATTCAGTAATCCAAATCAAAAGACCTGTTACACCTAATCCAATAAAAGTACAATATAACAGGCTAAGACCCGTAATTTCTACTTCACCTAAAGGATAAGGCGTCTCAAATCCAATTGTTTGCCATATATAGCCAGCAATAAAAACGGCTGAAAAAATTGAACTTGCAATAAAGCCTTTATAAAGCGCACCCATAATATTATTGCTAGAACCTAAGCGAACAAAAAATGTTCCAATAACTGACCCAACAATACAAACAGCAGCAATACCTAAAGGAAGCATGATCATTGATTCAAGTGCCGCACCTTCAAACATAACACCAGCAAGAAGCATGGTTGCTACAATCGTTACCGCATATGTTTCAAAAAGATCGGCGGCCATACCAGCACAATCGCCCACGTTATCACCAACGTTATCTGCAATAACAGCAGGATTACGTGGATCATCTTCAGGAATACCGGCTTCAATTTTACCCACTAAATCAGCACCAACATCGGCACCTTTCGTGAAAATACCACCGCCTAAACGCGCAAAAATAGAAATAAGCGATGCACCAAAGCTTAAACCAATAAGCGCTTCAAGAATGACACGAATTTCTAAACCTAAATGACGTAGAACAAGATAATAGACAAAAACGCCCAAAAGACCTAAGCCAACGACCAAAAGGCCTGTAATGGCACCAGCTCTGAAAGCAATTGCAAGTGCGCCCTTAAGACTTGTGCGTGCAGCTTCCGCTGTTCTTACATTGGCACGAACAGAAACGTTCATCCCTACATAGCCTGCAAGACCAGATAAAATTGCACCAATGGAAAAACCAATTGCCACATATTTACCCAGCAGCCATCCTAAAACAGCGCCTACAAAAATGCCAACAATCGCAATTGTTGTATATTGGCGATTTAAATAAGCATTAGCGCCTTCTTGAATAGCTGATGCTATTTCTTGCATGCGTGCATTTCCTGCAGGCGCTGCATAAACCATTTTTCCAACGACGATACCATATAGAATGGCCAAAATGCCGCTAGATATAATAAAGATGTCCATTACTGTCATGGATGAACCCTTTTTGTTAACAAAATTATAAAAACTTGATGCTTATATTTTTAAACGACACAACGTCAATTTTTATAGATAAGCATAAATGACATGCATAACTTATTAACTTCCAAAATGCAATCCAAAGTGAGTAGCCTTAATATTTTTTTTCCAACCATCTGACATATCTACCATATATGCCTAAATATACCTAAATGGTTTAGAAAACAAAGATCTCCATCGTTTCATTTTCTCTATTCCCTAAATACGCAATGCTGTTAGAATAAAAAACAGGAAACGTTTTAATTAAATCTTGCGACCCTCCCCTACGGGCAAGTGGGCAAATAAACGAATGAAAAAAGACCTTAGAATATTTATTTCATCCCCAGGTGATGTGGGACAAGAACGCCTAATTTCAGCACGCGTGCTTGACAGATTACAAGGTGAATTTGCCAATTTTTTTAATCTTGATGTTATTTTATGGGAGCACGAACCTTTACGCTCCACTGGCCACTATCAAGATGAACTTATTCGCCCTTCCGACACCGACTTAATGATTCTTATCTTATGGTCTCGTCTTGGCACAAGATTACCCGAAAAATTTAAAAAAGCTGATGGATCATTATATTCATCCGGTACTGAATGGGAATTTGAAGATGCGTTAGAAGGCTTTAAAGCCACAGGCCGTCCTGAGATTATGACCTACCGTAAAAGCCAAGTTGCATTGCAATCTATTCAAGATGAGGGTGCATTACTTGAACGATTGCGGCAAAAAAAAGCATTAGAAGCGTTTTGTGATAATTGGTTTGGTAATCCTGAAAAAGGCTTTCAAAACGCCTATCATATGTTTGAAACACCTGATCAATTTGAAGAAATTTTAGAAGTTCATTTAAGACGTTTTCTTAAAAATAAACTACCAACACATGTAACTGACACAGGCGACACCACCAATATAACATGGAGTAAAGGCTCACCTTTCCGTGGCTTAGAACCTTTTGACATTGATCACGCCGCTGTATTCTTTGGTAGAACACGCGAAATTGCAGAAATTAAACAAGCACTCCAAAATCGTGCAGCACTAAATTGTGCTTTTGTAATGATTTTAGGCATGAGCGGCGGCGGTAAATCGTCATTGGCGCGTGCTGGTGTTCTTGCAACCATTATACAACCAGGCATTGTTGAAGGCGTAGGTCTTTGGCGTTATGCAATGATGCGCCCATCGGACGCTGGCGCTGGCAATCTTTTACGCGCACTTACTTTTGCGCTTTTATCAAAAACAGCTTTGCACGAAATTCTTGGGACAGGCCTAGATCATCAAGATTTACTTAATCTGATGCGTGAATCATCTACAGGGCTTATTTCAACACTTAAAATTGGGTTAAACCAAGCGGCCCAAGAAATTAAGGAAAAAGAAAATTTAAAAGAAGCCCCTGTTGCAAAACTTGCATTGCTTATTGATCAATTCGAAGAAATTTTTACAAATGACGC is part of the Alphaproteobacteria bacterium genome and encodes:
- a CDS encoding sodium-translocating pyrophosphatase → MTVMDIFIISSGILAILYGIVVGKMVYAAPAGNARMQEIASAIQEGANAYLNRQYTTIAIVGIFVGAVLGWLLGKYVAIGFSIGAILSGLAGYVGMNVSVRANVRTAEAARTSLKGALAIAFRAGAITGLLVVGLGLLGVFVYYLVLRHLGLEIRVILEALIGLSFGASLISIFARLGGGIFTKGADVGADLVGKIEAGIPEDDPRNPAVIADNVGDNVGDCAGMAADLFETYAVTIVATMLLAGVMFEGAALESMIMLPLGIAAVCIVGSVIGTFFVRLGSSNNIMGALYKGFIASSIFSAVFIAGYIWQTIGFETPYPLGEVEITGLSLLYCTFIGLGVTGLLIWITEYYTSTEYRPVKSIAKASETGHATNIIQGLAISMESTALPIIVICAGIIGSYLLAGIFGIAIAATAMLALAGMVIALDAYGPVTDNAGGIAEMSDLPKEVRVTTDALDAVGNTTKAVTKGYAIGSAALGAIVLFSAYTEDLRHYFQGLDIEFNLSDPFVVVGLLVGGMLPYLFASRGMTAVGRAGGQVVLEVRRQFKEIKGIMEGTAKPEYGKAVDLLTKTAIKEMIIPSLLPICAPIILYFVVFWVQDQSAAFTALGAMLLGTIVTGVFVAISMTSGGGAWDNAKKYIEDGHHGGKGSEAHKAAVTGDTVGDPYKDTSGPAINPMIKIVNIVALLLMATLAHLAQ
- a CDS encoding alpha/beta fold hydrolase; this translates as MKKNICLIFVIFLSLSTNTFADNTFKTGSQIIEFQDPSRNNRIIPIQLFYPVDVSTQTEPITKGIAIRKEIARNAPISGQLKNYPLILYSHGHAGSFSDIAWLADALVPKGYMIASVEHFGNAYMNEQIDYSLGRFWERPLDVSFVLTKLLDHSEWKTKIDPSKIVAGGFSKGGMTATFLAGGQMEGPRLKTFVDTYFYDKDETAPYALKKIEAMDWSSVEKNYKDSRIKAFISFAPAFGHQFTDKSLSAITLPFLIVAGENDRLMPIEANAQYLKQHVKSSEFHLLEGKVGHFIFMNKCNEAGFIFAEGVCRDDPSVNRGDTHQKIADLVDSFLKTSLK